Proteins encoded within one genomic window of Candidatus Hepatoplasma crinochetorum Av:
- a CDS encoding alpha/beta fold hydrolase gives MNKKKDNRVILLIHGFKRGNENDFEYLEDPLMKFNLPIINFEYYDNYDKKTLNWKLFFKKISKQMEELKDNEIIVVGYSIGAIIAIYLENYYPNIIQVISIYPAFKIYLFDWLKRLKDLYFKRKRLKKKIGKERFNKLNEAAKKNKIVEKYPVKITRNINIFRSKLRKKIKNININKTTLILSEIDEIVHYKKTYKYINKFNISEKIIFFNLSHYSAMKDGQNLRNFIISEIKRFNFDK, from the coding sequence GAAATGAAAATGATTTTGAGTATTTAGAAGATCCTCTTATGAAATTTAATTTACCAATAATAAATTTTGAATATTATGATAATTATGATAAAAAAACGCTTAATTGAAAATTATTTTTTAAGAAAATTTCTAAGCAAATGGAAGAATTGAAAGATAATGAAATAATAGTAGTTGGTTATTCTATCGGAGCAATAATTGCAATTTATTTAGAAAATTATTACCCAAATATAATTCAAGTTATATCAATCTATCCTGCTTTTAAAATTTATCTTTTTGATTGATTAAAAAGATTAAAAGATTTATATTTTAAAAGAAAAAGACTTAAGAAAAAAATTGGAAAAGAACGTTTTAATAAACTAAATGAAGCAGCAAAGAAAAATAAAATTGTTGAAAAGTATCCTGTAAAAATTACAAGAAATATTAATATTTTTCGTTCAAAACTTAGAAAAAAAATAAAAAATATTAATATTAATAAAACAACTTTAATTTTATCTGAAATAGATGAAATCGTTCATTATAAAAAAACATATAAATATATAAATAAATTTAATATAAGTGAGAAAATTATATTTTTTAATTTAAGTCATTATTCGGCAATGAAGGATGGACAAAATTTGCGTAATTTTATTATTAGTGAAATTAAAAGATTTAATTTTGATAAATAA
- a CDS encoding glycosyltransferase family 32 protein yields MNNIGKISENDNKIIHYIWIKNKDDIPASQKKIMNKTISLNSEFSIKIWDLNNINDLNIKSKYFKKAITEKKWAFASDYLRAKILYEYGGVYIDIDLYPLKKLIEFLEEEDDFNLLIGFEYKYLISTGFIWAKEKNNLILKKLLEHYDYFDNFKEDKIKFIVNNYIWTNILVDEYNLKFDDKKQYLKDKTLIVDHRYFSSIKKIRLESYFLHKHLLSWKKNDFMKKIMMQILAFIQEHKILNIFLKIEIKFKLRRVKNIYKYLIKNER; encoded by the coding sequence ATGAATAATATTGGTAAAATTAGTGAAAATGACAATAAAATAATTCATTATATATGAATAAAAAATAAAGATGATATTCCAGCAAGTCAAAAAAAAATAATGAATAAGACAATAAGTCTTAATAGTGAATTTTCAATAAAAATATGAGATTTAAATAATATTAATGATTTAAATATTAAAAGTAAGTATTTTAAAAAAGCAATTACTGAAAAAAAATGAGCTTTTGCTTCTGATTATTTAAGAGCAAAAATATTATATGAATATGGAGGTGTATATATTGATATAGATTTATATCCTTTAAAGAAATTAATTGAATTTCTTGAAGAAGAAGATGATTTTAATTTATTGATTGGTTTTGAATATAAATATCTTATTTCTACAGGTTTTATATGAGCAAAAGAAAAAAATAATTTAATTTTAAAAAAATTATTAGAACATTATGATTATTTTGATAATTTTAAAGAAGATAAAATTAAATTTATAGTAAATAATTATATTTGAACAAATATTTTAGTAGATGAATATAATTTAAAATTTGATGATAAAAAACAATATTTAAAAGATAAAACTTTAATTGTTGATCATAGATATTTTTCTTCGATAAAAAAAATAAGATTAGAAAGTTATTTTTTACATAAACATTTATTATCATGAAAAAAAAATGATTTTATGAAAAAAATAATGATGCAAATTTTAGCTTTTATACAAGAACATAAAATTTTAAATATTTTCCTTAAAATCGAAATTAAATTTAAATTAAGAAGAGTCAAGAATATATATAAATATTTAATAAAAAATGAACGATAA
- a CDS encoding glycosyltransferase family 2 protein: MNDKLKSKTFGVIIPIYNTKKEWFLKAIDSAIKSYFAVDKDFEIIIIDNGSDNKDIWKYLNDNYKKYDFIKLKRFDKNEGKQKATKYGFYNLNAKYFQVLDSDDWIDSNKIKNIINILKKVDGDIFFLNYYYFNDKKQTIRKERKIYKKSPLDYVKLENIPRSFWHFNANTIFNKKFMINNNFKFPETKIYYEDAYMNMWNLSKIRNPYFINDSFYYYRVNIGGTNLSSTNKMFEYIDYFEKMYRETIKLDFSNKITRKNMINLSSLQFLTLSFFWTSKEKFNVSRKKIKILKKEIKENKNLYYAKGLKRPRVTIIGDLLIWNGYLFFLIKPFSKLFIKFRR, encoded by the coding sequence ATGAACGATAAACTTAAAAGTAAAACATTTGGTGTTATTATTCCAATTTATAATACAAAAAAAGAATGATTTTTAAAAGCAATAGATTCTGCAATAAAATCATATTTTGCAGTTGATAAAGATTTTGAAATAATAATAATAGATAATGGTTCAGATAATAAAGATATATGAAAATATTTAAATGATAATTATAAAAAATACGATTTTATTAAATTAAAAAGATTTGATAAAAATGAAGGAAAACAAAAAGCAACAAAATATGGTTTTTATAATTTAAATGCAAAATATTTTCAAGTATTAGATTCTGATGATTGAATAGATTCTAATAAAATTAAAAATATTATTAATATTTTAAAAAAAGTAGATGGAGATATATTTTTTTTAAATTATTACTATTTTAATGATAAAAAGCAAACTATAAGAAAAGAAAGAAAAATTTATAAAAAATCTCCCCTTGATTATGTTAAATTAGAAAATATTCCAAGATCTTTTTGACATTTTAATGCAAATACAATATTTAATAAAAAATTTATGATTAATAATAATTTTAAATTTCCAGAAACTAAAATTTATTATGAGGATGCTTATATGAATATGTGGAATTTATCTAAAATAAGAAATCCTTATTTTATTAATGATTCTTTTTATTATTATCGAGTTAATATTGGAGGAACAAATTTATCATCAACTAATAAAATGTTTGAATATATTGATTATTTTGAAAAAATGTATCGAGAGACCATTAAATTAGATTTTTCTAATAAAATTACAAGGAAGAATATGATTAATCTTTCAAGTTTACAATTTTTAACATTGTCATTTTTTTGAACATCAAAGGAAAAATTCAATGTATCTCGTAAAAAAATAAAAATTTTAAAAAAAGAAATTAAAGAAAACAAAAATTTATATTATGCAAAAGGTTTAAAAAGACCGAGAGTAACAATTATTGGGGATTTACTTATATGAAATGGTTATTTGTTTTTTTTAATTAAACCCTTTTCAAAATTATTTATTAAATTTAGAAGATAA